One segment of Mycolicibacterium neworleansense DNA contains the following:
- a CDS encoding alpha/beta hydrolase, with the protein MPGTSPAVPRHGSLRSRSASRVSSLTLRNLSAALPPDTSWGLWSSRRLIARIMATFGPSVSGTRVERVDVRMADGRRVVGEWVRGPGVTEGERAIYYLHGSGFVLCSPRTHRRLTAWLSRLTGLPVFCVDYRLAPEHRFPAAATDVRAGWDWLCTERGLRPDRIVMAGDSAGGHLAVDLLLQPDVAHPAGLVLFSPLIDLTFTTARACESLRPDPAIRVADAARLVELYCGRVDVSHPRLKLDVAGGRALPRTLIQAGGAEMLLGDARVLDTDIRAAGGDAELQVWPDQVHVFQALPRLSPEAVPAMQQAAGFISESLRHNTIEVVR; encoded by the coding sequence ATGCCCGGAACCAGCCCGGCAGTGCCCCGACATGGATCTCTGCGGTCCCGCAGCGCATCCAGAGTCAGCAGCCTTACCCTGCGGAATCTCAGTGCCGCCCTGCCCCCGGACACCAGCTGGGGGTTGTGGAGCTCACGCAGGCTGATCGCGCGGATCATGGCCACCTTCGGGCCGTCTGTTTCGGGCACTCGCGTCGAACGCGTCGACGTACGCATGGCCGACGGCAGACGCGTGGTGGGCGAATGGGTGCGCGGTCCGGGGGTGACCGAAGGTGAGCGTGCCATCTACTACCTGCACGGCAGCGGATTCGTACTGTGCTCGCCGCGGACACACCGGCGGCTCACTGCGTGGCTGTCGCGCCTGACCGGACTGCCCGTGTTCTGTGTCGACTACCGCCTGGCTCCCGAACACCGGTTCCCCGCCGCCGCCACCGACGTCCGTGCGGGCTGGGATTGGCTGTGCACCGAACGCGGGCTTCGTCCGGACCGCATCGTGATGGCGGGTGACTCCGCCGGCGGGCATCTCGCCGTAGATCTGCTACTGCAGCCCGACGTGGCCCACCCCGCCGGGCTCGTGCTGTTCTCCCCGCTGATCGACCTGACATTCACGACCGCCCGCGCCTGCGAGAGTCTGCGCCCCGACCCGGCGATCCGCGTGGCCGACGCGGCGCGACTGGTCGAGTTGTATTGCGGACGAGTAGATGTCAGCCATCCGCGATTGAAGCTGGATGTCGCGGGCGGACGGGCGCTGCCGCGAACCCTGATCCAAGCCGGAGGCGCCGAGATGCTTCTCGGCGACGCCCGCGTTCTCGATACCGACATCCGTGCCGCAGGCGGCGATGCCGAACTGCAGGTGTGGCCGGATCAGGTGCACGTGTTCCAGGCGCTACCCCGGCTCAGCCCGGAAGCCGTCCCGGCCATGCAACAGGCCGCAGGATTCATCTCGGAATCCCTGCGCCACAACACCATCGAGGTCGTCAGATGA
- a CDS encoding S53 family peptidase, with protein sequence MNIAPGRAVLALILFSALLVSDLRTTPTAEDWAYGPTHITGPYAQLLSASTDLGPAEDGSAQLTMTLRHTTRPAALFGWAEANSLSIRWRPGDAWAIAEGRSPAMASAFGVDIHDYRGRRGQEFYASPQQPSIPEPLAGEVAEVGRILGYTPYRMSLPDLRNLPTDVPDQGLTPQGVLNTYNLTELAKQGFTGKGTTIVFFAFDGFDQTDLDTFATTFGLPRFTPTVVGGQPSAPRGETTMDLQVAHAIAPDAQKVVVNARPTVQGDGAYEKIGKMLESADQQFPGAVWSFSIGWGCDKLITAADLAPVRSALATAHTHGTTAFNASGDLAGLECKGGQDWSSAPGKDDIGLDSVASLPEMTDVGGTTLSTDADGGWLAEQAWFDVPLSQGTGGGVSSLFDRPDWQQGLTAPGSTEAGGDQKRLTPDISAVADPFTGVKIVLNGQVLVGGGTSQSAPLWAAMAAVMNQYLTAHGGHAIGDFNPLLYRIAKGAPLPAFRDVTLGGNAVASAAPGYDMVTGLGTPDVENLVKNLLVLQKANR encoded by the coding sequence ATGAACATCGCCCCCGGGCGGGCGGTACTGGCGCTGATCCTGTTCAGCGCCCTGCTGGTTTCCGACCTGCGAACCACTCCCACCGCGGAAGATTGGGCGTACGGGCCCACCCATATCACGGGTCCGTACGCCCAATTACTTTCCGCCTCAACCGATCTCGGCCCCGCCGAGGACGGCTCGGCACAGCTCACCATGACGCTGCGCCACACCACCCGACCGGCCGCGCTGTTCGGGTGGGCCGAGGCGAATTCGCTGTCGATCCGGTGGCGCCCCGGTGACGCCTGGGCGATCGCCGAAGGCCGATCCCCGGCAATGGCATCCGCATTCGGGGTGGACATCCACGACTACCGGGGCAGGCGCGGTCAGGAGTTCTACGCCTCACCGCAGCAGCCGTCGATACCCGAACCGCTGGCCGGGGAGGTGGCCGAAGTCGGCCGCATCCTGGGCTACACGCCCTACCGAATGTCGCTTCCGGACCTTCGGAACCTGCCGACCGACGTACCGGACCAGGGCCTGACTCCCCAGGGTGTGCTCAACACCTACAACCTCACCGAGCTGGCGAAGCAGGGATTCACCGGCAAGGGCACCACCATCGTGTTCTTCGCATTCGACGGTTTCGATCAGACCGATCTGGACACCTTCGCCACCACCTTCGGCCTGCCCAGGTTCACCCCCACCGTGGTCGGCGGGCAGCCGAGCGCACCACGCGGTGAGACCACCATGGATCTGCAGGTGGCCCATGCCATCGCACCGGATGCGCAGAAGGTCGTCGTCAATGCCCGCCCGACGGTGCAGGGTGACGGCGCCTACGAGAAGATCGGGAAGATGCTGGAGTCCGCGGACCAGCAGTTCCCCGGCGCGGTGTGGAGCTTCTCCATCGGCTGGGGCTGCGACAAGCTGATCACCGCCGCCGACCTCGCCCCCGTCCGCTCCGCCTTGGCCACCGCACATACCCACGGCACCACCGCATTCAACGCCAGTGGCGACCTGGCCGGCCTGGAATGCAAAGGCGGACAGGACTGGTCGTCCGCACCGGGCAAGGACGACATCGGCCTGGACTCGGTGGCCTCCCTGCCGGAGATGACCGATGTCGGCGGCACGACGCTGTCTACCGACGCCGATGGCGGCTGGCTGGCCGAGCAGGCCTGGTTCGACGTCCCGCTGTCGCAGGGCACGGGTGGCGGAGTGTCATCCTTGTTCGACCGTCCGGACTGGCAGCAGGGGCTGACCGCACCGGGCAGCACCGAGGCCGGCGGTGACCAGAAGCGGCTGACTCCCGACATCTCCGCGGTCGCCGACCCGTTCACCGGCGTGAAAATCGTTCTGAACGGCCAGGTTCTGGTCGGCGGCGGCACCTCCCAGTCCGCGCCGCTGTGGGCCGCGATGGCCGCGGTGATGAATCAGTACCTGACCGCCCACGGCGGCCACGCCATCGGTGACTTCAATCCGCTGCTCTACCGCATCGCCAAAGGGGCACCGCTGCCGGCTTTCCGTGACGTCACCCTCGGCGGCAACGCGGTGGCCAGTGCCGCACCCGGCTACGACATGGTGACCGGGCTGGGCACACCCGATGTGGAGAACCTCGTCAAGAACCTCCTTGTCCTGCAGAAGGCGAACCGATGA
- a CDS encoding zinc ribbon domain-containing protein, with amino-acid sequence MTAGTGDDPVPTMECRVCRTEVAAGAFCGRCGACRQSRRDRPEWLRIRAYCAGRNEHLLRPSVVSSLFPELPHASRAPFRVAVGVLAVAVAACTLLRLPAAMSALAALGLPLLFVAYLRKSAELQRLPVHTLLLTGALGAGLGAAWALTTGTAVAREYDMPMGADVPQFRIIRDGLGVPLGALVLMLIPVVVIRLLRPCTREVLDGFAIGALGGLAFTAAATLSRFAPQFDDGLVDHDRPLIGLLVQAGIQAVAVPLTAAATGAFVGIVLWFTPAVDHPRQHPEYTRTALVLTAAAIPACYVILGLMDLAPVSQMWVLTVHLAVMAAAMLAVRVGLQLALLYEAHTPVSAGESLLCSQCGQSVPDAPFCRNCGVAIRALSRSPYEIGDRRVLGAWGAGVTVLAAALVGVSAVLSPPPARYVCPPDCGRPPTTEPVATNPRFTAPDGAFSVAYPATGAAYTVTTADDGVTADFVAGDGGTMQLLGKPAAGRTPKEIATALVEGTYPDTDMDYEIPNAMVGYQPGYGMVLDSWPQNATGDYMRIRVVILAAVKNDLALIAVATGPYHAYGPDFGPGIPSGANLDLALDMGKYVNSFRWRGDPAR; translated from the coding sequence ATGACCGCCGGAACCGGCGACGACCCGGTACCCACCATGGAATGCCGGGTTTGCCGAACCGAGGTTGCGGCGGGCGCATTCTGCGGCCGGTGCGGCGCCTGCCGCCAGTCACGCCGCGATCGGCCGGAGTGGTTGCGAATCCGGGCGTACTGCGCCGGACGGAACGAACATCTGCTGCGGCCGTCGGTGGTCAGTTCGCTGTTCCCGGAGCTACCGCACGCTTCGCGCGCACCGTTCCGGGTGGCGGTAGGGGTGTTGGCGGTTGCGGTGGCCGCCTGCACGCTGCTGCGACTACCCGCGGCGATGAGCGCGCTCGCGGCGTTGGGATTGCCGCTGCTGTTCGTCGCGTATCTACGCAAATCCGCTGAGCTTCAACGCCTTCCGGTGCATACCCTGCTGCTGACCGGCGCCTTGGGTGCCGGACTGGGCGCCGCCTGGGCACTGACCACCGGGACCGCGGTGGCCCGGGAATACGACATGCCGATGGGCGCGGATGTCCCCCAGTTCCGGATCATCCGCGACGGCCTCGGCGTGCCGCTCGGCGCTTTGGTGCTGATGCTGATCCCGGTGGTGGTGATCCGACTGCTTCGGCCGTGTACACGAGAAGTATTGGACGGCTTCGCAATCGGCGCCCTCGGCGGCCTTGCGTTCACCGCGGCCGCCACGCTGAGCCGGTTCGCTCCCCAGTTCGACGACGGGTTGGTCGACCACGATCGCCCACTGATCGGGCTGTTGGTCCAAGCCGGCATCCAGGCGGTGGCGGTGCCGTTGACCGCTGCGGCCACCGGCGCTTTCGTCGGCATCGTCCTGTGGTTCACACCGGCGGTGGACCACCCGCGTCAGCACCCCGAGTACACGCGCACGGCCCTGGTGCTGACAGCCGCGGCCATTCCCGCCTGCTACGTGATCCTCGGCCTGATGGACCTGGCCCCGGTGTCACAGATGTGGGTACTGACAGTGCATCTGGCCGTGATGGCGGCGGCGATGCTGGCGGTGCGGGTCGGTCTGCAGCTCGCCCTGCTCTACGAGGCGCACACCCCCGTGAGCGCCGGCGAATCTCTGCTGTGTTCGCAATGCGGCCAATCCGTTCCCGACGCGCCGTTCTGCCGCAACTGCGGAGTGGCGATCCGGGCGTTGTCGCGATCGCCGTACGAAATCGGTGATCGCCGCGTGCTGGGCGCGTGGGGCGCCGGTGTCACGGTGCTGGCCGCCGCCCTCGTCGGGGTGTCGGCGGTTCTCAGCCCCCCGCCCGCACGTTACGTCTGCCCGCCGGACTGCGGCCGCCCGCCGACGACGGAGCCAGTGGCGACGAATCCCCGCTTCACCGCCCCGGACGGCGCGTTCTCGGTCGCGTATCCGGCCACCGGCGCGGCCTATACGGTCACTACCGCGGACGACGGAGTGACGGCGGATTTCGTCGCCGGGGACGGCGGCACCATGCAACTCCTCGGCAAACCCGCGGCCGGACGGACGCCGAAAGAGATCGCCACGGCCCTGGTCGAGGGCACGTATCCCGATACCGACATGGACTACGAGATCCCGAATGCCATGGTCGGTTATCAACCGGGATACGGAATGGTCCTCGACAGCTGGCCGCAGAACGCCACTGGCGATTACATGCGGATCCGGGTGGTCATTCTGGCCGCGGTCAAGAACGACCTAGCCCTGATCGCCGTCGCGACCGGTCCTTATCACGCCTACGGCCCCGATTTCGGCCCAGGCATCCCGTCCGGCGCCAACTTGGACCTTGCCCTGGATATGGGCAAGTACGTCAACAGTTTTCGTTGGCGCGGAGACCCAGCTCGGTGA
- a CDS encoding reductase: MAMDMERMLAKIKDRQWALADIDWEAPGAETITDEMRPKLKAFMADLCWIENVGARGFAALAKKAPNPTIAEIYRYFHAEEQRHANAELALMKRWGMLEDGEMPEPNVNIRLAIEWLDTFSDNMSLSVLGTVIPMLEVALDGALLKFLLEEVDDPICHQVFEKINNDESRHIAVDFEVLNMIGNSTVRRLAVEFVGNVASPGVIIGTLMYVPLLNRMRNNIVDMGLQPEKLYKAMMRFKEIGSRGEYTWRVPTYQLLKLHGRMVTNPRHPYHWIANPMVWASDRYPKTLLRPIPSWFKELTHEPAA; this comes from the coding sequence ATGGCCATGGATATGGAACGAATGCTGGCGAAGATCAAGGACCGTCAATGGGCCTTGGCCGACATCGACTGGGAGGCCCCGGGTGCGGAGACCATCACCGATGAGATGCGGCCCAAGCTCAAGGCCTTCATGGCCGATCTGTGCTGGATCGAGAACGTCGGTGCGCGTGGATTCGCCGCCCTGGCGAAGAAGGCACCGAACCCGACCATCGCCGAGATCTACCGCTACTTCCACGCCGAAGAGCAGCGGCACGCCAATGCCGAACTGGCGCTGATGAAGCGTTGGGGAATGCTCGAAGACGGCGAGATGCCCGAACCGAACGTCAACATCCGGTTGGCCATCGAGTGGCTGGACACCTTCTCCGACAACATGTCGCTGTCGGTGCTCGGAACCGTCATCCCCATGCTCGAAGTGGCACTCGACGGCGCGCTGCTGAAGTTCCTGCTCGAAGAGGTCGACGACCCGATCTGTCATCAAGTCTTCGAAAAGATCAACAACGACGAATCCCGGCACATCGCGGTCGATTTCGAGGTGCTCAACATGATCGGCAACTCCACCGTGCGGCGGCTGGCGGTCGAGTTCGTCGGGAACGTAGCGTCCCCGGGCGTGATCATCGGCACGTTGATGTACGTGCCCCTGCTCAACCGGATGCGCAACAACATCGTCGACATGGGCCTACAGCCGGAAAAACTGTACAAGGCGATGATGCGCTTCAAGGAGATCGGCAGCCGTGGTGAGTACACCTGGCGCGTCCCGACCTATCAGCTACTCAAGCTGCACGGCCGGATGGTCACCAACCCACGCCATCCTTACCACTGGATCGCGAACCCGATGGTGTGGGCATCCGACCGCTATCCCAAGACCCTGCTGCGGCCGATACCCAGCTGGTTCAAAGAGCTGACCCACGAGCCGGCGGCCTGA
- a CDS encoding SDR family NAD(P)-dependent oxidoreductase codes for MNIFGSGRKRSRHADAVVTGAGSGIGAAFARELAARGGRVVCSDIDEASARATAEAIVTDGGQATALRCDVSQIEEVAHLADTAQAWFDGPPSLVVNNAGVGAGGQPIGEVSIDDWNWVLGINLWGPIHGCHVFTPILRAADTDQPRGIINVASAAAFGAAPGMAAYNVSKAGTLSLSETLAAELSGTGINVTVLCPTFVKTNIVEAGRITAQSTQLADRLMRWTGFSPERVARMCLDTNDRGGLYCMPQPDARIGWGIKRLTPTVYTRAVGIATRIADDHSAPHVRTHQEV; via the coding sequence ATGAACATCTTCGGCTCGGGCCGCAAACGCAGCCGGCACGCCGATGCCGTCGTCACGGGCGCGGGCAGCGGCATCGGCGCCGCTTTCGCCCGCGAGCTGGCCGCCCGCGGTGGCCGGGTGGTGTGCAGCGACATCGACGAGGCCTCCGCCCGCGCCACCGCCGAGGCCATCGTCACCGACGGCGGGCAGGCCACCGCGCTGCGCTGTGATGTCTCGCAGATCGAGGAAGTCGCCCACCTCGCCGATACCGCCCAAGCCTGGTTCGACGGACCGCCCTCCCTCGTCGTCAACAACGCCGGCGTCGGCGCGGGCGGACAACCCATCGGCGAGGTCAGCATCGACGACTGGAACTGGGTCCTCGGCATCAACCTGTGGGGCCCGATCCACGGATGCCACGTGTTCACCCCGATTCTGCGCGCCGCGGACACGGACCAGCCGCGCGGCATCATCAACGTCGCCTCGGCCGCCGCGTTCGGCGCGGCTCCGGGAATGGCCGCCTACAACGTGAGCAAGGCGGGAACCCTGTCGCTGTCAGAGACCCTGGCCGCCGAGTTGTCCGGTACCGGCATCAACGTGACGGTGTTGTGCCCGACATTCGTCAAGACCAACATCGTCGAAGCAGGCCGAATCACAGCACAATCCACGCAACTGGCCGACCGGCTCATGCGCTGGACCGGTTTCTCCCCCGAACGGGTCGCCCGGATGTGTCTGGATACCAACGACCGCGGCGGCCTGTACTGCATGCCGCAACCCGATGCCCGGATCGGTTGGGGCATCAAACGACTCACCCCGACCGTGTACACCCGCGCGGTAGGAATAGCGACGCGCATCGCAGACGATCATTCTGCTCCTCACGTCCGCACCCACCAGGAGGTTTAG
- a CDS encoding flavin-containing monooxygenase, translated as MRTYDTLIVGAGFTGIGTAIKLIEAGVDNFVILDRSDRVGGTWRDNTYPGAACDIPSLLYSFSFVKNPDWSRAYSPADEIRQHIEDMVDTFDLRRRIQFGIEVNGLSFEEAEGIWTVKTTGRKRFHARTVVLASGPLPDHKWPDIRGLETYRGHKIHSANWDHDYDFTGKRVAVIGTGASAVQIIPELVKTAGFVKVFQRTPGWVIPRLDIATPPVARTLFAKVPAAQQLARQFLFWGHEASATAMVWDTPLTGLVARLGKAHLRRQVSDPWLRRQLTPDFTPGCKRMLVSSDYYPALQRDNCKLIDWPIATMSPVGIRTSDGIEHHLDAIVFATGFDVHLTGPPYPVTGLGGRSLADEWKGGAQAYKSINVHGYPNLFLMTGPNSGPGHNSLLVYVEGQIDYAVTGIRTILRKNLRYLDVRSDVQDRHNTRLQQRLTKTTWMSGCTSWYLTADGFNASMYPGTATQYLRQMRDFRLGDYDVAAREARVAISSSA; from the coding sequence ATGCGCACCTACGACACCCTGATCGTCGGCGCCGGATTCACCGGCATCGGCACCGCGATCAAACTCATCGAGGCCGGCGTCGACAACTTCGTGATCCTGGATCGCTCGGACCGCGTCGGCGGCACCTGGCGCGACAACACCTATCCCGGTGCGGCATGCGATATCCCGTCACTGCTGTACTCGTTCTCATTCGTCAAGAACCCGGACTGGTCACGGGCCTACTCCCCGGCCGACGAGATCCGCCAGCACATCGAGGACATGGTCGACACCTTCGACCTGCGCCGGCGTATCCAGTTCGGGATCGAGGTCAACGGCCTGTCGTTCGAGGAAGCCGAGGGCATCTGGACGGTGAAGACCACGGGCCGCAAGCGGTTTCACGCGCGCACGGTGGTACTGGCCTCCGGCCCGCTACCTGACCACAAGTGGCCCGACATCCGCGGGTTGGAGACTTACCGTGGCCACAAGATCCACAGTGCCAACTGGGATCACGACTACGACTTCACCGGCAAGCGCGTCGCCGTCATCGGCACCGGCGCCAGCGCCGTGCAGATCATCCCGGAGCTGGTCAAGACCGCGGGCTTCGTCAAGGTGTTCCAACGCACCCCGGGCTGGGTGATCCCGCGCCTGGACATCGCCACTCCCCCGGTCGCGCGCACCTTGTTCGCGAAAGTTCCTGCCGCACAACAGCTCGCCCGCCAGTTCCTGTTCTGGGGCCATGAAGCGAGTGCGACGGCGATGGTGTGGGACACCCCGCTGACCGGGCTGGTCGCCCGGCTCGGCAAGGCGCATCTGCGCCGCCAGGTTTCCGACCCGTGGCTGCGCAGGCAGCTGACCCCCGACTTCACGCCGGGGTGCAAACGCATGCTGGTCTCCAGCGACTACTACCCCGCGCTGCAGCGCGACAACTGCAAGCTGATCGACTGGCCCATCGCCACGATGAGCCCGGTGGGCATCCGCACCAGCGACGGCATCGAACACCACCTCGACGCGATCGTGTTCGCCACCGGCTTCGACGTGCACCTCACCGGACCGCCTTATCCGGTCACCGGGCTTGGTGGCCGGTCCCTGGCCGACGAATGGAAGGGCGGTGCCCAGGCGTACAAGAGCATCAACGTCCACGGGTACCCGAACTTGTTCCTGATGACCGGACCCAACTCCGGGCCGGGACACAACTCCCTGCTGGTCTACGTCGAGGGCCAGATCGACTACGCCGTGACCGGCATCCGCACGATCCTCCGCAAGAATCTGCGCTACCTCGACGTACGGTCCGACGTTCAGGACCGGCACAACACCCGGCTGCAGCAGCGGCTGACGAAGACGACCTGGATGTCGGGATGCACCAGCTGGTACCTGACCGCCGACGGATTCAACGCGTCGATGTATCCGGGCACCGCGACCCAGTATCTTCGACAGATGCGGGATTTCCGGCTCGGCGACTATGACGTAGCGGCGCGCGAGGCGCGTGTCGCGATCAGCTCCTCGGCCTGA
- a CDS encoding zinc ribbon domain-containing protein — translation MTDTPDDTDVPTTECRVCKVDVPDGKYCGLCGVPIDKEPGDGPEWLRLSASCVAPDEHLLRPSIASSLFPHLSHQSRTPFRVAMLALVAGLVACALFRLPAALIAVAALGLPLLFLIYLYESDAFRDLHRANLALTIGLGIALGVGWVLLTGHVMAKSYGVPLGSGVTGFRIMRNGLGIPLGGAILMLVPAVVVRLTRPASRESLDGFMIGALGATAFTAAATLTRLAPQLTTGMVARNRPMSGLIVEAGIRGVAVPLTAAAIGGLIGAALWFTRPATKVDKHVGYVRLVMFSCAFAVLIVYTALGLVDVARVPQWIQLTVHIGVAVMAILALRVGLHLALLHEAQDEIASDQPIYCPRCGHIVPDMSFCPHCGAATHASSRTSREQRREHRPVRDAGPDAG, via the coding sequence ATGACCGACACGCCTGACGACACTGACGTGCCGACCACCGAATGCCGCGTCTGCAAGGTCGATGTGCCTGACGGCAAGTACTGCGGGCTGTGCGGGGTGCCGATCGACAAGGAGCCAGGAGACGGGCCGGAATGGTTGCGCCTCAGCGCGTCCTGTGTCGCCCCCGATGAGCACCTGCTGCGCCCGTCGATCGCCAGCTCGCTGTTCCCCCACCTGTCTCACCAATCCCGCACCCCGTTCCGCGTCGCGATGCTGGCCTTGGTGGCCGGGCTGGTGGCGTGTGCTCTGTTCCGGTTGCCCGCGGCCCTGATAGCGGTCGCCGCGCTCGGGCTTCCGCTGCTGTTTCTGATCTATCTCTATGAGTCCGACGCCTTCCGTGACCTTCACCGCGCCAACCTCGCCCTGACCATCGGGCTGGGAATCGCGCTGGGCGTCGGTTGGGTTCTTCTCACCGGCCACGTCATGGCCAAGTCCTACGGTGTACCACTGGGTTCCGGGGTGACCGGATTCCGGATCATGCGCAACGGCTTGGGGATTCCATTGGGCGGCGCGATTCTGATGCTGGTGCCCGCCGTCGTGGTCCGGTTGACACGGCCCGCGAGCCGGGAATCTCTGGACGGCTTCATGATCGGCGCGCTCGGCGCGACGGCCTTCACCGCGGCAGCCACCCTGACCCGACTGGCACCACAACTCACCACCGGCATGGTGGCGCGCAACCGCCCGATGTCCGGGCTGATCGTTGAAGCCGGAATCCGCGGTGTCGCCGTACCTTTGACCGCAGCAGCCATCGGCGGTCTGATCGGTGCGGCGTTGTGGTTCACCCGTCCGGCCACCAAAGTCGACAAGCACGTCGGATACGTCCGGCTGGTGATGTTCTCGTGCGCGTTCGCAGTGTTGATCGTCTACACGGCACTGGGGCTGGTCGATGTCGCCCGTGTCCCCCAGTGGATCCAGTTGACCGTGCACATCGGCGTCGCGGTGATGGCGATCCTGGCACTACGCGTCGGTCTGCATCTGGCGTTGCTGCACGAAGCGCAAGACGAGATCGCCTCTGACCAACCCATCTACTGCCCACGCTGCGGCCACATCGTGCCTGACATGTCGTTCTGCCCACACTGCGGTGCGGCCACCCACGCGTCCTCGCGTACGTCCAGAGAACAACGCCGCGAACACCGGCCGGTACGTGACGCAGGACCGGACGCCGGATGA
- a CDS encoding DNA polymerase Y family protein yields MDWPAVAAATAAGLTSTVPVAVTLANRVIACSASARAAGVRRRLRRREAQARCPQLHVVTADPARDARHFENVTLAVDDLVPRAEVLRPGLLVLSVRGAARYFGSEAVAAERLIDAVAAAGAECQVGIADQLSTAVFAARAGCIVEPGNDASFLSGLSIRQLATEPALAAPGREDLADLLWRMGIRTLGQFAELSRTDVASRFGADAVTAHRFACGEPDRGPSGRDPATELDAVMNCDPPIERVDAAAFAGRSLASDLHRHLEAAGVGCTRLAIHAVTANGEELERVWRCAEPLTEDATADRVRWQLDGWLNRRTSDRPTAPVTVLSLRPVEVVSAAALQLPLWGGIGEEDRLRARRALLRVQGLLGPEAVQVPVLSGGRGPAERITFTPLGDEPVPRADPRQPWPGQLPEPSPTVLLDDPVELLDGQGNPVRVTSRGLFSADPAQLAGAGRRDGRLRWWAGPWPVDERWWDPENRGAGRTARVQVLLGSDERDGRGDLALLLCYRQRRWYLEGAYE; encoded by the coding sequence ATGGACTGGCCGGCGGTGGCCGCGGCGACGGCGGCAGGTTTGACGTCGACGGTGCCGGTCGCGGTCACCCTGGCCAACCGGGTGATCGCCTGCTCGGCGTCGGCGCGTGCGGCCGGGGTCCGGCGCCGGCTGCGTCGCCGGGAGGCGCAGGCGCGGTGCCCACAACTTCATGTCGTCACCGCCGACCCGGCCAGGGATGCGCGCCATTTCGAGAATGTGACGCTTGCCGTCGACGATCTGGTGCCGCGTGCCGAGGTGCTGCGCCCGGGCCTGCTGGTGCTCTCGGTGCGTGGTGCGGCCCGCTACTTCGGGTCCGAAGCGGTTGCGGCCGAACGATTGATCGATGCCGTCGCCGCGGCGGGGGCCGAATGTCAGGTCGGTATCGCCGATCAACTTTCCACCGCGGTCTTCGCCGCCCGGGCCGGTTGCATCGTCGAACCCGGAAACGACGCGTCGTTCCTGTCCGGGTTGTCGATCCGGCAGTTGGCCACCGAACCGGCCCTGGCCGCCCCCGGTCGCGAAGACCTGGCAGACCTGTTGTGGCGGATGGGCATCCGGACCCTGGGGCAGTTCGCCGAATTGTCCCGCACCGATGTCGCCTCCCGGTTCGGGGCCGATGCGGTGACGGCGCACCGATTCGCCTGTGGGGAGCCCGACCGGGGCCCCTCTGGGCGGGATCCGGCCACCGAACTCGATGCGGTGATGAACTGTGACCCGCCGATCGAACGGGTGGATGCCGCGGCCTTCGCCGGCCGGTCACTGGCCAGTGACCTGCATCGCCATCTGGAGGCGGCCGGGGTGGGCTGTACCCGGTTGGCCATCCATGCCGTCACCGCCAATGGTGAAGAGCTGGAACGGGTCTGGCGGTGTGCCGAACCGCTGACCGAGGACGCCACCGCCGACCGGGTGCGTTGGCAGCTGGACGGCTGGCTGAACCGCCGCACCTCCGACCGGCCCACCGCTCCGGTCACGGTGCTGAGCCTGCGCCCGGTGGAGGTGGTGTCGGCGGCGGCGCTGCAGTTGCCGCTGTGGGGAGGGATAGGGGAGGAGGACCGCCTGCGGGCCCGGCGTGCGCTGCTGCGGGTTCAGGGTCTGCTCGGGCCGGAGGCGGTGCAGGTGCCGGTGCTCAGTGGTGGCCGCGGGCCGGCCGAGCGCATCACCTTCACCCCGCTGGGAGATGAGCCGGTACCGCGCGCTGACCCTCGGCAGCCCTGGCCCGGTCAACTGCCAGAACCTTCGCCGACTGTACTGCTCGATGATCCGGTGGAACTTCTTGACGGACAGGGAAACCCGGTCCGGGTCACCAGCCGCGGCCTGTTCTCGGCCGATCCGGCGCAACTGGCCGGCGCCGGTCGCCGCGACGGCAGGCTGCGCTGGTGGGCGGGGCCGTGGCCGGTCGACGAGCGGTGGTGGGATCCGGAGAATCGGGGGGCTGGACGCACCGCGCGGGTCCAGGTGCTGCTGGGTAGTGACGAGCGAGACGGCAGGGGCGACCTGGCTCTGCTGCTGTGTTACCGGCAGCGCCGGTGGTATCTGGAGGGTGCCTATGAATGA